The following are encoded in a window of Impatiens glandulifera chromosome 5, dImpGla2.1, whole genome shotgun sequence genomic DNA:
- the LOC124937475 gene encoding extensin-2-like, with translation MATHGSYSTLCALALCLMAAALAAADYGDNHYKHKSPHHHYKSPSSSWLPPYIYKSPPPPSSYIYSSPPPSPYVYKSPPPPPYVYSSPPPPPYIYKSPPPPPYVYTSPPPPPYVYKSPPPPPYVYSSPPPPPYIYKSPPPPPYVYSSPPPPPYVYKSPPPPAYVYSSPPPPSYVYKSPPPPAYVYSSPPPQSYIYKSPPPPSYVYKSPPPPAYIYSSPPPPSYVYKSPPPPAYVYKSPPPPAYVYSSPPPPSYVYKSPPPPSYVYKSPPPPAYVYSSPPPPAYVYKSPPPPAYVYSSPPPPSYIYKSPPPPAYVYSSPPPPSYVYKSPPPPAYIYKSPPPPAYVYKSPPPPSYVYKSPPPPAYIYKSPPPPAYVYSSPPPPSYVYKSPPPPAYVYSSPPPPSYVYKSPPPPSYVYKSPPPPA, from the coding sequence ATGGCCACTCATGGATCATATAGTACTCTTTGCGCCCTGGCCCTTTGTCTAATGGCTGCTGCTTTGGCAGCGGCAGATTATGGCGACAATCACTACAAACACAAGTCTCCTCATCACCATTATAAGTCTCCTTCATCATCGTGGTTGCctccatatatttataaatctcCACCACCGCCATCGTCTTATATCTATTCATCTCCTCCACCATCACCTTatgtttacaagtcacctccacCTCCTCCTTATGTCTACTCGTCTCCACCACCGCCACCTTACATTTATaaatctcctcctccacctccttatGTTTACacatctccaccaccaccaccctatgtttacaaatctccaccaccacctcccTATGTTTActcttctcctccaccaccaccttaCATTTACAAGTCTCCTCCACCCCCTCCTTATGTTTACTCAtcccctcctccaccaccttacgtttacaagtcacctcctccaccagcatatgtgtactcttcccctcctccaccatcttacgtttacaagtcacctcctccacctgcatacgTCTACTCTTCCCCTCCTCCACAATCTTAtatttacaagtcacctcctccaccttcatACGTTtataagtcacctcctccacctgcatacatctactcttctcctcctccaccatcttacGTTTACaaatctcctcctccacctgcatatgtttacaagtcacctcctccacctgcatatgtgtattcttcccctcctccaccatcatacgtttacaagtcacctcctccaccatcttATGTTtataagtcacctcctccacctgcatatgtgtactcttcccctcctccacctgcatacgtttacaagtctcctcctccacctgcatatgtgtattcttcccctcctccaccatcatacatttacaagtcacctcctccacctgcatatgtgTACTCATCTCCTCCTCCGCCATCTTACGTTtataagtcacctcctccacctgcatacatttacaagtcacctcctccacctgcatacgtttacaagtcacctcctccaccgtcttacgtttacaagtcacctcctccacctgcatatatttacaagtcacctcctccacctgcatatgtgtactcttcccctcctccaccatcttaTGTTTATaagtctcctcctccacctgcatatgtgtactcctcccctcctccaccatcttacgtttacaagtcacctcctccaccttcatacgtttacaagtcacctcctccacctgca